One window from the genome of Candidatus Latescibacterota bacterium encodes:
- a CDS encoding tetratricopeptide repeat protein, with product MSASQTLWGIDQWRYIPAPFLFILIVFGVLPLIPSVRSTLAGMVSKAVRPEKRETTLRGRAIPVLLAIVSVALIFWLFRQKTHFLGDGYLWIKFLESGDFSRYWDLTALCLIYNGIHRFLNIIYPFGDVGMPVVATGISISSGLIFLIFAWKSARVLFTSINKTLFIFLAVLSSGSIMLFFGYIEAYPPVALAAMIYIYYGLLFLRGRTSLLAPAAALLLALLLHPSMAALFPGLLILCYLNRGKRPGWRRYFLVLTTSAAGCFILLYIFQQSGIFPGFFNESFLPLFDGSHLNRVPYPVLSKGSAADLLGEILLVCPVVVLVSAVFFRKGKMEEKGRSGRKGKSGAEDRSGTDGPSAEILFLLTVSVFFVLEFMVTNKLIGASRDWDIFASMALPMSMMTALLLLHYFRDRVAELIVFTFFIMILHTATWIGINASEEASLDRFSDLIENYSWSDYARGYANDELATFYLDRGDESRALDFSRKSIKADPGNIRYLYNAATRHMICNRHDETIRLYRRVLEKNPDYLEARLNLGTLFFNLDRLDEAGSEFLDAIRLDSTSAIGHEKLAHICLRKGIFGRAVGHFEKYLSIEPEDVDVRFELAMLLDRLDDSDGALRQLNRVLQLRRDDVSVMNNIGVIHCKRREYSDAVLIFDKALQLNPDQPSIHGNLARVHYLEGYYEMAWEHVFKAERLGGVVPPDLLSSLEAVMDRPAN from the coding sequence ATGTCGGCGAGCCAGACCTTATGGGGAATCGATCAATGGAGATATATTCCTGCCCCGTTTCTGTTCATACTGATCGTCTTCGGGGTCCTTCCCCTGATTCCATCGGTTCGGAGTACTCTTGCAGGCATGGTGTCGAAAGCCGTCCGGCCTGAAAAGAGAGAAACGACCCTTCGGGGACGTGCGATCCCTGTCCTCCTGGCAATTGTTTCCGTTGCTCTGATCTTCTGGTTGTTCCGGCAGAAGACTCATTTCCTCGGCGATGGTTATCTCTGGATAAAGTTTCTCGAGTCCGGAGATTTCAGCAGGTATTGGGATCTGACAGCTCTTTGCCTGATATATAATGGTATTCACCGTTTTCTCAACATCATATATCCCTTCGGCGATGTTGGTATGCCAGTTGTCGCCACAGGGATCAGTATCTCCTCCGGCCTGATCTTCCTGATATTCGCCTGGAAGAGCGCCAGGGTTCTTTTCACATCGATCAACAAAACTCTCTTTATCTTTCTGGCTGTCCTGTCGTCTGGTTCGATCATGCTCTTTTTCGGATATATCGAAGCCTATCCTCCGGTAGCGCTGGCCGCGATGATATATATTTATTATGGTCTTCTCTTTCTTCGCGGGCGTACCAGTCTGCTAGCCCCTGCTGCGGCCCTCCTGCTCGCCCTCCTGCTGCATCCCTCGATGGCCGCTCTTTTTCCCGGCCTTTTGATCCTGTGCTATCTGAATAGGGGGAAAAGACCCGGCTGGAGAAGATATTTCCTGGTCCTCACAACGTCGGCAGCCGGGTGTTTTATCCTACTCTACATATTCCAGCAGTCAGGTATTTTCCCGGGTTTTTTCAACGAGAGTTTTTTGCCTCTTTTCGATGGGAGTCATCTCAACAGGGTCCCATACCCGGTTCTGTCAAAGGGAAGTGCGGCCGACCTTCTGGGCGAGATCTTGCTGGTCTGCCCGGTCGTCGTTCTTGTGTCTGCCGTATTTTTCCGGAAGGGGAAGATGGAGGAAAAGGGTAGATCTGGCAGGAAGGGCAAATCGGGCGCAGAGGATCGATCAGGCACTGATGGACCGTCTGCCGAGATCCTGTTTCTATTGACTGTTTCGGTATTTTTTGTACTCGAGTTCATGGTGACAAATAAATTGATCGGGGCAAGCAGGGACTGGGATATTTTTGCCTCGATGGCCCTGCCGATGTCGATGATGACTGCATTGCTTCTTCTTCATTATTTCAGAGACAGAGTTGCCGAGCTTATCGTCTTCACATTCTTCATCATGATCCTTCATACAGCAACCTGGATAGGTATCAACGCCTCGGAAGAGGCCTCCCTCGACCGTTTTTCAGATCTGATCGAAAACTACAGCTGGAGCGATTACGCACGGGGCTACGCGAACGACGAGCTGGCCACCTTTTATCTCGACAGGGGAGATGAATCGCGGGCGCTGGATTTTTCGAGAAAGTCGATAAAGGCCGATCCTGGGAATATCAGGTATCTGTATAACGCAGCGACAAGACATATGATCTGCAACAGGCATGATGAGACGATCAGGCTCTACAGGAGAGTCCTGGAGAAGAATCCCGATTATCTGGAAGCAAGGCTCAATCTCGGTACTCTTTTCTTCAACCTGGACAGGCTGGATGAGGCAGGTAGCGAGTTTTTGGATGCGATCCGGCTGGATTCGACATCGGCGATCGGACACGAGAAACTTGCGCATATCTGCCTTCGAAAGGGTATTTTTGGCCGTGCTGTGGGTCATTTCGAGAAATACCTGTCGATCGAACCTGAAGATGTCGATGTACGTTTCGAGTTGGCGATGCTTCTCGACCGTCTCGACGATTCCGATGGGGCGCTTCGGCAGCTAAACCGGGTCCTTCAATTGCGCAGGGATGACGTCAGTGTCATGAACAACATCGGGGTCATCCACTGCAAGAGGAGAGAGTACTCCGACGCTGTCCTGATCTTCGACAAGGCGCTTCAGCTCAACCCCGACCAACCATCGATCCACGGGAACCTCGCCAGGGTCCATTATCTTGAGGGCTATTATGAGATGGCATGGGAACATGTCTTTAAGGCGGAAAGGCTCGGCGGAGTCGTTCCGCCCGACCTTCTCTCCAGTCTTGAGGCAGTTATGGATCGTCCTGCAAACTGA
- a CDS encoding Na/Pi cotransporter family protein produces MALDMTFQIVGGLGFFLFGIKVMSEGLRRVSSDKLKNILNLLTRNRILALFVGTGVTALIQSSSAMTVMVVGFANAGLLTLKQAIPVVLGANIGTTFTAWLVSFLAVFKITHYALPAVGLGFFMMLMEKKPGVKQWGEVLFGFGVLFVGIGFMKDAFEPLESSQHVMDVMVNFSKYPILGVLVGTVITMILQSSSATIALVQLLAFKGLIDFPSTIPIILGDNIGTTITAQIATIGGTTAAKRVAWAHTLFNVFGTLYMLVFLYLRLYGRFIENLVPGPLTSSNVMLHIALSHSIFNVFNAVLFLPFVVWLQKVVEKLVKPKGDVVSVEPQFLEKNLLETPVLALQQGRREIIRMLSLARSAFKNAYEMFVDGKMELGKKVNRREEAVDNLQAEITRYLISISMENLEQEEAEKIPVFIHSVNDIERIADHAENVAELAQRKFEQKLQLTDKASSELEKMVELTMGMLDDVAKGLETNDMKYAKRALKKEDQINHLQVNYRNSHVKRLNEGSCDIYAGLIFLDCVDYMEKIGDHLANIAQGLLGGFRWDDQRG; encoded by the coding sequence TTGGCTCTGGATATGACGTTCCAGATCGTTGGAGGGTTGGGTTTCTTTCTTTTTGGCATCAAGGTCATGTCGGAGGGACTCAGAAGGGTCTCGAGTGACAAGCTCAAGAACATCCTGAATCTACTTACCCGTAACCGGATACTGGCCCTTTTTGTAGGGACTGGCGTCACGGCCCTTATCCAGAGCAGCAGTGCGATGACAGTCATGGTCGTGGGATTCGCTAACGCTGGCCTTCTTACTCTCAAACAAGCTATCCCGGTAGTACTGGGAGCGAATATTGGAACCACCTTTACAGCCTGGCTGGTCAGTTTCCTGGCTGTCTTCAAGATAACTCACTATGCTCTCCCCGCAGTGGGCCTCGGTTTCTTCATGATGCTGATGGAGAAAAAGCCCGGCGTAAAACAATGGGGCGAGGTCCTTTTCGGGTTCGGCGTATTGTTTGTCGGAATCGGGTTCATGAAGGATGCCTTCGAACCACTTGAGAGCAGCCAGCATGTGATGGACGTCATGGTCAATTTCAGCAAGTATCCGATTCTCGGAGTCCTGGTGGGAACTGTGATAACGATGATCCTCCAGAGTAGCTCCGCAACGATCGCCCTCGTTCAGCTCCTTGCTTTCAAGGGGCTTATAGATTTCCCATCGACTATTCCCATCATCCTCGGGGACAACATCGGGACGACGATTACCGCCCAGATAGCGACAATAGGAGGGACTACCGCTGCCAAGCGGGTAGCCTGGGCTCACACGCTTTTCAATGTCTTCGGAACATTATATATGCTGGTATTCCTCTATCTGAGACTATACGGCCGTTTTATCGAGAATCTCGTGCCGGGGCCGCTCACCAGTAGTAATGTCATGCTTCACATAGCCCTTTCCCATTCAATATTCAATGTGTTCAACGCGGTACTATTCCTTCCCTTTGTCGTCTGGCTCCAGAAGGTGGTCGAGAAACTGGTCAAACCGAAAGGTGATGTCGTCAGCGTTGAACCTCAGTTCCTTGAAAAGAATCTACTGGAGACTCCCGTGCTGGCTCTCCAGCAGGGCAGAAGAGAGATAATCAGGATGCTCTCGCTCGCGCGTTCGGCCTTCAAGAATGCTTATGAGATGTTTGTGGACGGAAAGATGGAACTTGGCAAAAAGGTGAACAGGAGGGAAGAAGCAGTAGACAATCTCCAGGCGGAGATCACTCGTTACCTCATCAGTATCTCGATGGAGAACCTCGAACAGGAGGAAGCGGAAAAGATTCCCGTGTTCATCCACTCGGTGAACGATATTGAGCGTATTGCGGATCATGCGGAGAATGTCGCGGAGCTTGCTCAAAGAAAATTCGAGCAGAAACTTCAGTTGACTGATAAGGCCAGCAGCGAACTGGAAAAGATGGTCGAACTCACGATGGGAATGCTCGATGATGTGGCAAAGGGCCTCGAAACCAACGACATGAAATATGCCAAGAGAGCTCTTAAGAAGGAAGACCAGATCAACCACCTGCAGGTCAATTACAGGAACAGCCATGTCAAAAGGCTCAATGAGGGCAGCTGTGATATATATGCCGGACTGATCTTCCTCGACTGCGTAGATTACATGGAGAAGATCGGTGATCATCTGGCCAACATAGCCCAGGGGCTGCTCGGAGGATTCCGCTGGGATGATCAACGGGGATGA